The following proteins are encoded in a genomic region of Triticum dicoccoides isolate Atlit2015 ecotype Zavitan chromosome 1B, WEW_v2.0, whole genome shotgun sequence:
- the LOC119333742 gene encoding thioredoxin-like protein YLS8 produces MSYLLPHLHSGWAVDQAILAEEERLVIIRFGHDWDETCMQMDEVLSGVAETIKNFAVIYLVDITEVPDFNTMYELYDPSTVMFFFRNKHIMIDLGTGNNNKINWAMKDKQEFVDIVETVYRGARKGRGLVIAPKDYSTKYRY; encoded by the exons ATGTCCTACCTGCTGCCACATCTGCACTCGGGATGGGCGGTGGACCAAGCCATCCTCGCCGAGGAGGAGCGGCTTGTCATCATCCGCTTCGGCCACGATTGGGACGAGACCTGCATGCAG ATGGATGAGGTGCTATCAGGTGTGGCTGAGACCATAAAGAACTTTGCAGTGATCTACCTTGTTGACATCACCGAGGTTCCTGATTTCAACACCATGTACGAGTTGTATGACCCATCGACGGTGATGTTCTTCTTCCGGAACAAGCACATCATGATTGATCTTGGGACAGGAAACAACAACAAGATCAACTGGGCCATGAAAGACAAGCAAGAGTTCGTCGACATTGTGGAGACTGTGTACAGGGGAGCTCGGAAGGGCCGTGGTCTGGTAATTGCTCCAAAGGATTACTCCACCAAGTACCGTTACTAG